The following proteins come from a genomic window of Pseudochaenichthys georgianus chromosome 19, fPseGeo1.2, whole genome shotgun sequence:
- the nrap gene encoding nebulin-related-anchoring protein isoform X2 has translation MQSCARCGFVVYPAEKINCIDQNWHKACFHCDVCKMVLTAKNFVSHKKRPYCSVHNPRNNTFTSVYETPVNINAKKQSKASSELKYREDGERFMSTFHQDMRSIELEKARLASQMTSQAFQSESEFSQQQMWYSGQVTNQEIVTMSQAQQSSSDVKYTEEYEESKGKGSFPAMITPGYQAAKTANTLASSLEYKKGHEERVSKYTTFVDPPEVLLAKKQEQIVSDYAYTEEYEQKRGKGSFPAHLTPGYLISKKASEQASDIKYRQVYEQEMKGKASSEVAMAEAIHARENAGNFSQIAYTEQYEQQRGKGSFPAMITPGYHLAKKAQENASNLKYKKDLDKMKGTSHFHSLTSEDNVALMNARKINKFVSEVEYKKDLENTKAHSINFCETPQFQNAAKVAKFTSDNKYREKYASGMKGHYEDSGIDKRTMHAMKARTLASDISYKQGCDQEQGEYNYPATLTPGYKSQRKLDPLKDKNYRQHIDQVKYRQTTDTPEIVLARKNSQLVSNLNYKKGYEKTKHQYTLSQDLPQIKTAKANAALCSDIKYKEEWEKSKSKACDIGVDDLSVRAAKASRDLASNIKYKESYMKNKEKAIGVNVSDSQTMHSLHVSKMNSDVAYKKGSKEGQAQYSLPLDMINLSHAKKSQALASDLEYRTRLHDYTVMPDDIKIAQAKKAYSLQSENQYRSDLNWMKGVGWEADGCMNITQAKKAGELLSDTKYRQKADSIKFTQVADNISMAHAKKSQELRSDLTYKANTEQMLHQYTMTHDEPLFKQAKANADLLSGKVYRSNWEKQREKGFELHLDSLSILTAKAKTELASDIKYKEKYEKNKGKVIGIKSVSDDSAMAHSAMATKLQSDRNYKKDYEDTKTKYNVHLDMMNIDLIHAKKAQGLATDTNYKTFLHKYTTLPTDMNIAWAKKAYGLQSDNQYRSDLNWMKGVGWEAAKSLDVQQAKKAGALLSEKKYRQDVSALKYTSVENTPEMVQAKLSNKLAVDRLYREKGETMKHNYTLSGELPEMVQARLNAVNISESCYKESWTKIRDGGYKLSLDAIPFQSAKASADILSDQKYRGEFEKTKGKMIGLKGLQDDINIAHSVNASKLHSDIKYKKDSAKDMSKFHLSMDMLEVSHAKKAQSLVSDQDYRLTLHQYTSLPDDMKVLAAKKAYALQSEKVYRSDLNYLRGAAWIATGALSIEGSKRATELISDTKYRQQPYHFKHTSVTDSPDILHAKLSGQITNERLYKEKGVNDQHNYTITSDRPEIMQAKINAANFSETKYRESWHTLRAQGYKLSMQDIPFQAAKSSTGIASENKYRHNHLLEKGKHIGVSASEDPYLVHCLQAGRLASNQGYRKDAMTTSGQYHLTPDMIHLVTAKNSQALASEQDYRKRLHEYTIPSDDMTVKWAKAAHNLQSEKLYKADLTYMKGVAWDGVGAPQLESAKKAGQLLSDKKYRQLPDSLKFTSVTDSPDMVHAKASYQQNSERLYKSGKNDDMHKYTLHSDDPEFVRARMNAQQMSDKVYKASGEQVKTSGHDLRLDAIPFQTAKASREMASDFRYKESHVKEKGQQVGLRCVEDDPKMVHNMAASKLQSNLEYKRQSKEDRGHFKMHADQPEFLNAKKSQAQASDLTYRSKFHDYTCDSEQLNVKHAKQAYKLQSDVNYKSDLNWTRGVGWTPPGSHKAELARRAAELGFAEGVTTDEAIANYQHMMMVHRQQQMEQQQQEASEQVETSEEIKQGVNMDAMEVLHVKRMKTIKTVQNKTTTSFKSMEKKSSTTSSSSSSAALQNTVQTSISSKDAAITDV, from the exons ATGCAGTCCTGTGCCAGGTGTGGGTTTGTGGTCTACCCAGCCGAGAAAATCAACTGCATTGACCAG AACTGGCATAAAGCATGTTTTCACTGTGACGTCTGTAAGATGGTGCTCACTGCCAAAAACTTTGTCAGCCACAAGAAGAGGCCATACTGCTCTGT ACACAATCCCAGGAACAACACGTTCACAAGCGTCTATGAGACCCCTGTCAACATCAATGCAAAGAAGCAAAGCAAGGCGAGCAGCGAG CTGAAGTATCGTGAAGATGGTGAGCGCTTTATGTCGACCTTCCACCAAGACATGAGGTCCATTGAGCTGGAGAAGGCTCGTCTAGCCAGTCAGATGACAAGCCAG GCCTTCCAGTCTGAGTCTGAGTTCTCCCAGCAGCAGATGTGGTACTCAGGCCAGGTGACCAACCAGGAGATAGTAACAATGTCTCAGGCCCAACAGTCCAGTAGTGAT GTGAAGTACACAGAGGAATATGAGGAGTCCAAAGGGAAAGGCAGCTTCCCTGCCATGATAACACCTGGTTACCAGGCTGCTAAGACAGCCAATACTCTGGCCAGTAGC CTGGAATATAAAAAAGGACACGAGGAGAGAGTTTCAAAGTACACCACTTTTGTTGACCCCCCAGAGGTGTTACTGGCCAAAAAACAAGAACAAATTGTTAGCGAT TATGCCTACACAGAAGAGTATGAGCAGAAGAGAGGTAAAGGTAGCTTTCCTGCACATCTTACACCTGGATACTTGATTTCAAAGAAGGCCAGTGAGCAGGCCAGTGat ATAAAATACCGTCAGGTGTATGAACAGGAGATGAAGGGTAAAGCCAGCTCTGAGGTGGCCATGGCTGAAGCAATCCACGCCAGAGAAAATGCAGGGAATTTCAGCCAG ATTGCCTATACTGAGCAGTATGAGCAGCAGCGAGGGAAAGGAAGTTTCCCCGCCATGATCACTCCTGGGTATCACCTTGCAAAGAAGGCTCAAGAAAATGCCAGCAAT CTAAAATACAAGAAGGACTTGGACAAGATGAAGGGCACCTCGCACTTCCACAGCCTGACGTCCGAAGATAATGTGGCTCTGATGAACGCACGAAAGATCAACAAGTTTGTCAGCGAG GTCGAATATAAGAAGGACTTGGAGAACACCAAAGCTCACAGCATCAATTTCTGTGAGACTCCACAGTTTCAAAATGCTGCTAAAGTCGCCAAGTTTACAAGTGAT aacaaATATAGAGAGAAGTACGCCAGCGGCATGAAGGGCCATTATGAAGACTCAGGAATCGATAAGAGAACCATGCATGCCATGAAAGCCAGGACATTGGCTAGTGAT ATTTCCTATAAACAAGGCTGTGACCAGGAGCAGGGTGAATACAACTACCCAGCAACCCTCACACCAGGCTACAAAAGCCAAAGGAAACTCGACCCACTGAAAGAC AAGAACTACAGGCAACACATCGACCAGGTCAAGTACCGTCAAACTACAGACACACCTGAGATAGTGTTGGCAAGGAAGAACTCTCAGCTGGTCAGCAAT CTTAACTACAAAAAAGGCTATGAGAAGACCAAACATCAGTACACACTGTCCCAGGATCTGCCCCAAATCAAAACGGCCAAAGCTAACGCTGCCTTGTGCAGTGAT ATTAAGTATAAGGAGGAGTGGGAGAAGAGCAAGTCTAAAGCCTGCGACATTGGTGTGGACGACCTGAGTGTCAGAGCAGCTAAAGCTTCCCGTGACCTCGCCAGTAAT ATTAAATACAAAGAGTCCTACATGAAAAACAAGGAAAAGGCAATAGGGGTCAACGTAAGCGACTCCCAGACCATGCACTCTCTCCACGTGTCCAAGATGAACAGTGAT GTCGCATACAAGAAGGGTTCCAAGGAGGGCCAGGCCCAGTACAGCCTTCCTCTGGACATGATCAACCTGAGCCACGCTAAGAAGTCTCAGGCCCTCGCCAGCGACCTGGAGTATCGCACTAGGCTGCACGACTACACCGTCATGCCCGATGACATCAAGATCGCGCAGGCCAAGAAGGCTTATTCCCTGCAGAGCGAG AACCAGTATCGTTCAGATCTGAACTGGATGAAAGGAGTGGGCTGGGAGGCTGATGGATGTATGAACATCACCCAGGCCAAGAAAGCTGGAGAGCTGCTTAGTGAT ACTAAGTACCGCCAGAAGGCAGACAGCATCAAGTTCACCCAGGTGGCGGACAACATCTCGATGGCACACGCCAAGAAGAGCCAGGAACTGCGGAGCGAC CTGACGTACAAAGCAAACACAGAGCAGATGTTACACCAGTACACCATGACACATGATGAGCCCCTCTTCAAACAAGCAAAGGCTAACGCTGACCTTCTTAGTGGG AAAGTTTACAGGAGCAACTGGGAGAAGCAGAGGGAAAAAGGCTTTGAGCTGCATTTGGACTCTCTTTCTATTCTCACAGCTAAAGCCAAAACAGAACTGGCCAGTGAT ATCAAATACAAGGAGaagtatgagaaaaacaaagGCAAGGTGATTGGCATTAAGTCCGTCAGCGATGACTCAGCGATGGCCCACTCTGCCATGGCCACCAAACTTCAGAGTGACCGCAATTACAAGAAGGACTATGAGGACACTAAGACCAAATACAA TGTTCATCTGGATATGATGAACATAGATCTCATCCATGCTAAGAAGGCTCAAGGCCTCGCAACTGACACCAACTACAAAACTTTCCTCCACAAGTACACCACTCTGCCCACTGACATGAACATAGCCTGGGCTAAGAAGGCCTATGGACTACAGAGCGAT AATCAATACAGGTCAGATCTGAACTGGATGAAGGGTGTTGGCTGGGAGGCCGCCAAATCTCTGGATGTCCAGCAGGCGAAGAAAGCCGGGGCCCTCCTCAGCGAG AAAAAGTACCGCCAGGATGTGAGTGCGCTGAAGTACACCAGTGTTGAAAACACTCCGGAGATGGTCCAAGCCAAACTCAGCAACAAACTGGCTGTTGAT AGGTTGTACAGGGAGAAGGGTGAAACCATGAAGCACAACTACACACTCAGTGGAGAGCTGCCGGAGATGGTTCAGGCCAGACTCAATGCTGTGAACATCAGCGAG AGCTGTTACAAAGAATCTTGGACTAAGATACGTGATGGCGGTTACAAGCTGAGTCTGGATGCCATTCCTTTCCAGTCTGCAAAAGCATCCGCAGATATCCTCAGTGAT CAAAAGTACAGGGGAGAATTTGAGAAGACAAAAGGGAAGATGATCGGTCTGAAGGGACTGCAGGACGACATAAACATCGCTCACTCTGTCAATGCCAGCAAGCTGCACAGTGAC ATTAAGTACAAGAAGGACTCTGCAAAGGACATGTCGAAGTTCCACCTGTCCATGGACATGCTGGAGGTGTCCCACGCTAAAAAGGCCCAGTCTCTGGTCAGTGATCAGGACTACAGGCTGACCCTGCATCAGTACACCTCGCTgcccgatgacatgaaggtgctGGCGGCCAAGAAAGCATACGCTCTGCAGAGTGAG AAAGTGTATCGCTCTGATTTGAACTACTTGAGGGGTGCAGCCTGGATCGCCACTGGGGCTCTGTCGATTGAAGGTTCCAAGAGGGCCACGGAGCTCATCAGTGAT ACAAAGTACCGCCAGCAGCCATACCACTTCAAGCACACCTCTGTCACTGACTCTCCAGACATCCTTCATGCCAAACTCAGTGGACAGATCACAAATGAA CGTTTGTACAAAGAGAAAGGGGTGAACGACCAGCACAACTACACCATAACATCTGATAGACCGGAGATCATGCAGGCTAAGATCAATGCAGCTAACTTCAGCGAG ACCAAGTACAGAGAGTCCTGGCACACGCTGAGGGCTCAGGGCTACAAACTCTCCATGCAGGACATCCCCTTCCAAGCTGCCAAGAGCTCCACCGGCATTGCCAGTGAG AACAAGTACAGACACAACCACCTGCTGGAAAAAGGGAAGCACATTGGGGTCAGTGCCTCAGAAGACCCGTATCTCGTGCACTGCCTGCAGGCGGGCCGGCTGGCCAGCAACCAGGGGTACCGCAAGGACGCCATGACGACCAGCGGCCAGTACCACCTCACCCCTGATATGATTCACCTGGTGACGGCCAAGAACTCCCAGGCCCTGGCCAGCGAGCAAGACTACAGGAAGAGACTGCACGAGTACACCATACCTTCTGACGACATGACGGTCAAGTGGGCCAAAGCAGCTCACAACCTGCAGAGCGAG AAACTCTACAAGGCAGATCTCACCTACATGAAAGGAGTGGCCTGGGACGGAGTGGGTGCTCCTCAGCTGGAGTCTGCTAAGAAGGCTGGACAGCTCCTAAGTGAT AAGAAGTATCGTCAGCTGCCAGACAGCCTGAAGTTCACCTCAGTGACCGACTCTCCTGATATGGTCCACGCTAAGGCCAGCTATCAACAGAACAGTGAG AGGCTGTACAAATCTGGAAAGAATGACGACATGCATAAGTACACTTTACATTCAGATGACCCAGAGTTTGTCAGAGCAAGGATGAATGCCCAGCAGATGAGTGAT AAAGTTTACAAGGCGTCTGGGGAGCAGGTGAAGACGTCTGGCCATGACCTCAGGCTGGATGCTATTCCCTTCCAAACTGCAAAGGCCTCCAGAGAAATGGCCAGTGAC TTCCGCTACAAGGAGTCCCATGTGAAGGAGAAGGGGCAGCAGGTGGGGCTGCGCTGTGTGGAGGACGACCCTAAGATGGTGCACAATATGGCCGCTAGCAAGCTCCAGAGCAACCTGGAGTACAAACGGCAGTCCAAGGAGGACCGCGGACACTTCAAAATGCACGCCGACCAGCCCGAGTTCCTGAATGCCAAAAAGAGTCAGGCTCAGGCGAGTGACCTCACGTACCGCAGCAAGTTCCACGACTACACCTGTGACTCGGAGCAACTCAACGTCAAGCACGCCAAGCAGGCCTACAAGCTGCAGAGCGAC GTGAACTACAAGTCAGACCTGAACTGGACCAGAGGAGTGGGCTGGACCCCTCCCGGCTCCCATAAGGCCGAGCTGGCCCGCCGGGCGGCAGAGCTGGGATTCGCTGAGGGAGTCACCACTGACGAGGCTATCGCCAACTATCAGCACATGATGATG GTTCATCGCCAGCAGCAgatggagcagcagcagcaggaggccTCGGAGCAGGTGGAGACCAGCGAGGAGATCAAACAAGGCGTCAACATGGACGCCATGGAGGTGCTCCACGTCAAGAGGATGAAGACCATCAAGACCGTCCAAAATAAGACCACCACATCTTTCAAATCCATGGAGAAGAAGTCCAGCACcacctcgtcctcctcctcatcggcGGCTCTTCAGAACACCGTCCAGACATCCATATCTAGTAAAGATGCTGCGATAACAGACGTGTAG
- the nrap gene encoding nebulin-related-anchoring protein isoform X1 produces MQSCARCGFVVYPAEKINCIDQNWHKACFHCDVCKMVLTAKNFVSHKKRPYCSVHNPRNNTFTSVYETPVNINAKKQSKASSELKYREDGERFMSTFHQDMRSIELEKARLASQMTSQQAFQSESEFSQQQMWYSGQVTNQEIVTMSQAQQSSSDVKYTEEYEESKGKGSFPAMITPGYQAAKTANTLASSLEYKKGHEERVSKYTTFVDPPEVLLAKKQEQIVSDYAYTEEYEQKRGKGSFPAHLTPGYLISKKASEQASDIKYRQVYEQEMKGKASSEVAMAEAIHARENAGNFSQIAYTEQYEQQRGKGSFPAMITPGYHLAKKAQENASNLKYKKDLDKMKGTSHFHSLTSEDNVALMNARKINKFVSEVEYKKDLENTKAHSINFCETPQFQNAAKVAKFTSDNKYREKYASGMKGHYEDSGIDKRTMHAMKARTLASDISYKQGCDQEQGEYNYPATLTPGYKSQRKLDPLKDKNYRQHIDQVKYRQTTDTPEIVLARKNSQLVSNLNYKKGYEKTKHQYTLSQDLPQIKTAKANAALCSDIKYKEEWEKSKSKACDIGVDDLSVRAAKASRDLASNIKYKESYMKNKEKAIGVNVSDSQTMHSLHVSKMNSDVAYKKGSKEGQAQYSLPLDMINLSHAKKSQALASDLEYRTRLHDYTVMPDDIKIAQAKKAYSLQSENQYRSDLNWMKGVGWEADGCMNITQAKKAGELLSDTKYRQKADSIKFTQVADNISMAHAKKSQELRSDLTYKANTEQMLHQYTMTHDEPLFKQAKANADLLSGKVYRSNWEKQREKGFELHLDSLSILTAKAKTELASDIKYKEKYEKNKGKVIGIKSVSDDSAMAHSAMATKLQSDRNYKKDYEDTKTKYNVHLDMMNIDLIHAKKAQGLATDTNYKTFLHKYTTLPTDMNIAWAKKAYGLQSDNQYRSDLNWMKGVGWEAAKSLDVQQAKKAGALLSEKKYRQDVSALKYTSVENTPEMVQAKLSNKLAVDRLYREKGETMKHNYTLSGELPEMVQARLNAVNISESCYKESWTKIRDGGYKLSLDAIPFQSAKASADILSDQKYRGEFEKTKGKMIGLKGLQDDINIAHSVNASKLHSDIKYKKDSAKDMSKFHLSMDMLEVSHAKKAQSLVSDQDYRLTLHQYTSLPDDMKVLAAKKAYALQSEKVYRSDLNYLRGAAWIATGALSIEGSKRATELISDTKYRQQPYHFKHTSVTDSPDILHAKLSGQITNERLYKEKGVNDQHNYTITSDRPEIMQAKINAANFSETKYRESWHTLRAQGYKLSMQDIPFQAAKSSTGIASENKYRHNHLLEKGKHIGVSASEDPYLVHCLQAGRLASNQGYRKDAMTTSGQYHLTPDMIHLVTAKNSQALASEQDYRKRLHEYTIPSDDMTVKWAKAAHNLQSEKLYKADLTYMKGVAWDGVGAPQLESAKKAGQLLSDKKYRQLPDSLKFTSVTDSPDMVHAKASYQQNSERLYKSGKNDDMHKYTLHSDDPEFVRARMNAQQMSDKVYKASGEQVKTSGHDLRLDAIPFQTAKASREMASDFRYKESHVKEKGQQVGLRCVEDDPKMVHNMAASKLQSNLEYKRQSKEDRGHFKMHADQPEFLNAKKSQAQASDLTYRSKFHDYTCDSEQLNVKHAKQAYKLQSDVNYKSDLNWTRGVGWTPPGSHKAELARRAAELGFAEGVTTDEAIANYQHMMMVHRQQQMEQQQQEASEQVETSEEIKQGVNMDAMEVLHVKRMKTIKTVQNKTTTSFKSMEKKSSTTSSSSSSAALQNTVQTSISSKDAAITDV; encoded by the exons ATGCAGTCCTGTGCCAGGTGTGGGTTTGTGGTCTACCCAGCCGAGAAAATCAACTGCATTGACCAG AACTGGCATAAAGCATGTTTTCACTGTGACGTCTGTAAGATGGTGCTCACTGCCAAAAACTTTGTCAGCCACAAGAAGAGGCCATACTGCTCTGT ACACAATCCCAGGAACAACACGTTCACAAGCGTCTATGAGACCCCTGTCAACATCAATGCAAAGAAGCAAAGCAAGGCGAGCAGCGAG CTGAAGTATCGTGAAGATGGTGAGCGCTTTATGTCGACCTTCCACCAAGACATGAGGTCCATTGAGCTGGAGAAGGCTCGTCTAGCCAGTCAGATGACAAGCCAG CAGGCCTTCCAGTCTGAGTCTGAGTTCTCCCAGCAGCAGATGTGGTACTCAGGCCAGGTGACCAACCAGGAGATAGTAACAATGTCTCAGGCCCAACAGTCCAGTAGTGAT GTGAAGTACACAGAGGAATATGAGGAGTCCAAAGGGAAAGGCAGCTTCCCTGCCATGATAACACCTGGTTACCAGGCTGCTAAGACAGCCAATACTCTGGCCAGTAGC CTGGAATATAAAAAAGGACACGAGGAGAGAGTTTCAAAGTACACCACTTTTGTTGACCCCCCAGAGGTGTTACTGGCCAAAAAACAAGAACAAATTGTTAGCGAT TATGCCTACACAGAAGAGTATGAGCAGAAGAGAGGTAAAGGTAGCTTTCCTGCACATCTTACACCTGGATACTTGATTTCAAAGAAGGCCAGTGAGCAGGCCAGTGat ATAAAATACCGTCAGGTGTATGAACAGGAGATGAAGGGTAAAGCCAGCTCTGAGGTGGCCATGGCTGAAGCAATCCACGCCAGAGAAAATGCAGGGAATTTCAGCCAG ATTGCCTATACTGAGCAGTATGAGCAGCAGCGAGGGAAAGGAAGTTTCCCCGCCATGATCACTCCTGGGTATCACCTTGCAAAGAAGGCTCAAGAAAATGCCAGCAAT CTAAAATACAAGAAGGACTTGGACAAGATGAAGGGCACCTCGCACTTCCACAGCCTGACGTCCGAAGATAATGTGGCTCTGATGAACGCACGAAAGATCAACAAGTTTGTCAGCGAG GTCGAATATAAGAAGGACTTGGAGAACACCAAAGCTCACAGCATCAATTTCTGTGAGACTCCACAGTTTCAAAATGCTGCTAAAGTCGCCAAGTTTACAAGTGAT aacaaATATAGAGAGAAGTACGCCAGCGGCATGAAGGGCCATTATGAAGACTCAGGAATCGATAAGAGAACCATGCATGCCATGAAAGCCAGGACATTGGCTAGTGAT ATTTCCTATAAACAAGGCTGTGACCAGGAGCAGGGTGAATACAACTACCCAGCAACCCTCACACCAGGCTACAAAAGCCAAAGGAAACTCGACCCACTGAAAGAC AAGAACTACAGGCAACACATCGACCAGGTCAAGTACCGTCAAACTACAGACACACCTGAGATAGTGTTGGCAAGGAAGAACTCTCAGCTGGTCAGCAAT CTTAACTACAAAAAAGGCTATGAGAAGACCAAACATCAGTACACACTGTCCCAGGATCTGCCCCAAATCAAAACGGCCAAAGCTAACGCTGCCTTGTGCAGTGAT ATTAAGTATAAGGAGGAGTGGGAGAAGAGCAAGTCTAAAGCCTGCGACATTGGTGTGGACGACCTGAGTGTCAGAGCAGCTAAAGCTTCCCGTGACCTCGCCAGTAAT ATTAAATACAAAGAGTCCTACATGAAAAACAAGGAAAAGGCAATAGGGGTCAACGTAAGCGACTCCCAGACCATGCACTCTCTCCACGTGTCCAAGATGAACAGTGAT GTCGCATACAAGAAGGGTTCCAAGGAGGGCCAGGCCCAGTACAGCCTTCCTCTGGACATGATCAACCTGAGCCACGCTAAGAAGTCTCAGGCCCTCGCCAGCGACCTGGAGTATCGCACTAGGCTGCACGACTACACCGTCATGCCCGATGACATCAAGATCGCGCAGGCCAAGAAGGCTTATTCCCTGCAGAGCGAG AACCAGTATCGTTCAGATCTGAACTGGATGAAAGGAGTGGGCTGGGAGGCTGATGGATGTATGAACATCACCCAGGCCAAGAAAGCTGGAGAGCTGCTTAGTGAT ACTAAGTACCGCCAGAAGGCAGACAGCATCAAGTTCACCCAGGTGGCGGACAACATCTCGATGGCACACGCCAAGAAGAGCCAGGAACTGCGGAGCGAC CTGACGTACAAAGCAAACACAGAGCAGATGTTACACCAGTACACCATGACACATGATGAGCCCCTCTTCAAACAAGCAAAGGCTAACGCTGACCTTCTTAGTGGG AAAGTTTACAGGAGCAACTGGGAGAAGCAGAGGGAAAAAGGCTTTGAGCTGCATTTGGACTCTCTTTCTATTCTCACAGCTAAAGCCAAAACAGAACTGGCCAGTGAT ATCAAATACAAGGAGaagtatgagaaaaacaaagGCAAGGTGATTGGCATTAAGTCCGTCAGCGATGACTCAGCGATGGCCCACTCTGCCATGGCCACCAAACTTCAGAGTGACCGCAATTACAAGAAGGACTATGAGGACACTAAGACCAAATACAA TGTTCATCTGGATATGATGAACATAGATCTCATCCATGCTAAGAAGGCTCAAGGCCTCGCAACTGACACCAACTACAAAACTTTCCTCCACAAGTACACCACTCTGCCCACTGACATGAACATAGCCTGGGCTAAGAAGGCCTATGGACTACAGAGCGAT AATCAATACAGGTCAGATCTGAACTGGATGAAGGGTGTTGGCTGGGAGGCCGCCAAATCTCTGGATGTCCAGCAGGCGAAGAAAGCCGGGGCCCTCCTCAGCGAG AAAAAGTACCGCCAGGATGTGAGTGCGCTGAAGTACACCAGTGTTGAAAACACTCCGGAGATGGTCCAAGCCAAACTCAGCAACAAACTGGCTGTTGAT AGGTTGTACAGGGAGAAGGGTGAAACCATGAAGCACAACTACACACTCAGTGGAGAGCTGCCGGAGATGGTTCAGGCCAGACTCAATGCTGTGAACATCAGCGAG AGCTGTTACAAAGAATCTTGGACTAAGATACGTGATGGCGGTTACAAGCTGAGTCTGGATGCCATTCCTTTCCAGTCTGCAAAAGCATCCGCAGATATCCTCAGTGAT CAAAAGTACAGGGGAGAATTTGAGAAGACAAAAGGGAAGATGATCGGTCTGAAGGGACTGCAGGACGACATAAACATCGCTCACTCTGTCAATGCCAGCAAGCTGCACAGTGAC ATTAAGTACAAGAAGGACTCTGCAAAGGACATGTCGAAGTTCCACCTGTCCATGGACATGCTGGAGGTGTCCCACGCTAAAAAGGCCCAGTCTCTGGTCAGTGATCAGGACTACAGGCTGACCCTGCATCAGTACACCTCGCTgcccgatgacatgaaggtgctGGCGGCCAAGAAAGCATACGCTCTGCAGAGTGAG AAAGTGTATCGCTCTGATTTGAACTACTTGAGGGGTGCAGCCTGGATCGCCACTGGGGCTCTGTCGATTGAAGGTTCCAAGAGGGCCACGGAGCTCATCAGTGAT ACAAAGTACCGCCAGCAGCCATACCACTTCAAGCACACCTCTGTCACTGACTCTCCAGACATCCTTCATGCCAAACTCAGTGGACAGATCACAAATGAA CGTTTGTACAAAGAGAAAGGGGTGAACGACCAGCACAACTACACCATAACATCTGATAGACCGGAGATCATGCAGGCTAAGATCAATGCAGCTAACTTCAGCGAG ACCAAGTACAGAGAGTCCTGGCACACGCTGAGGGCTCAGGGCTACAAACTCTCCATGCAGGACATCCCCTTCCAAGCTGCCAAGAGCTCCACCGGCATTGCCAGTGAG AACAAGTACAGACACAACCACCTGCTGGAAAAAGGGAAGCACATTGGGGTCAGTGCCTCAGAAGACCCGTATCTCGTGCACTGCCTGCAGGCGGGCCGGCTGGCCAGCAACCAGGGGTACCGCAAGGACGCCATGACGACCAGCGGCCAGTACCACCTCACCCCTGATATGATTCACCTGGTGACGGCCAAGAACTCCCAGGCCCTGGCCAGCGAGCAAGACTACAGGAAGAGACTGCACGAGTACACCATACCTTCTGACGACATGACGGTCAAGTGGGCCAAAGCAGCTCACAACCTGCAGAGCGAG AAACTCTACAAGGCAGATCTCACCTACATGAAAGGAGTGGCCTGGGACGGAGTGGGTGCTCCTCAGCTGGAGTCTGCTAAGAAGGCTGGACAGCTCCTAAGTGAT AAGAAGTATCGTCAGCTGCCAGACAGCCTGAAGTTCACCTCAGTGACCGACTCTCCTGATATGGTCCACGCTAAGGCCAGCTATCAACAGAACAGTGAG AGGCTGTACAAATCTGGAAAGAATGACGACATGCATAAGTACACTTTACATTCAGATGACCCAGAGTTTGTCAGAGCAAGGATGAATGCCCAGCAGATGAGTGAT AAAGTTTACAAGGCGTCTGGGGAGCAGGTGAAGACGTCTGGCCATGACCTCAGGCTGGATGCTATTCCCTTCCAAACTGCAAAGGCCTCCAGAGAAATGGCCAGTGAC TTCCGCTACAAGGAGTCCCATGTGAAGGAGAAGGGGCAGCAGGTGGGGCTGCGCTGTGTGGAGGACGACCCTAAGATGGTGCACAATATGGCCGCTAGCAAGCTCCAGAGCAACCTGGAGTACAAACGGCAGTCCAAGGAGGACCGCGGACACTTCAAAATGCACGCCGACCAGCCCGAGTTCCTGAATGCCAAAAAGAGTCAGGCTCAGGCGAGTGACCTCACGTACCGCAGCAAGTTCCACGACTACACCTGTGACTCGGAGCAACTCAACGTCAAGCACGCCAAGCAGGCCTACAAGCTGCAGAGCGAC GTGAACTACAAGTCAGACCTGAACTGGACCAGAGGAGTGGGCTGGACCCCTCCCGGCTCCCATAAGGCCGAGCTGGCCCGCCGGGCGGCAGAGCTGGGATTCGCTGAGGGAGTCACCACTGACGAGGCTATCGCCAACTATCAGCACATGATGATG GTTCATCGCCAGCAGCAgatggagcagcagcagcaggaggccTCGGAGCAGGTGGAGACCAGCGAGGAGATCAAACAAGGCGTCAACATGGACGCCATGGAGGTGCTCCACGTCAAGAGGATGAAGACCATCAAGACCGTCCAAAATAAGACCACCACATCTTTCAAATCCATGGAGAAGAAGTCCAGCACcacctcgtcctcctcctcatcggcGGCTCTTCAGAACACCGTCCAGACATCCATATCTAGTAAAGATGCTGCGATAACAGACGTGTAG